The proteins below come from a single Ochotona princeps isolate mOchPri1 chromosome 13, mOchPri1.hap1, whole genome shotgun sequence genomic window:
- the LOC101534053 gene encoding large ribosomal subunit protein eL31-like: MVLAKKDSEKGYSGINEVAIPEHTINIHKSIHRVDIKKLVRWALKQIWRFATKEMGTPDVCIDPRLNKAVWAKGIRNVLYHIHLRSTRKHKENEDSPHKLSTLVTYVLVTTFKIYTVDEN, encoded by the coding sequence ATGGTTCTCGCAAAGAAGGACAGCGAGAAGGGCTATTCTGGCATCAACGAGGTGGCGATACCAGAGCACACCATCAACATTCACAAAAGCATCCACAGAGTGGACATCAAGAAGCTGGTTCGTTGGGCACTGAAACAGATTTGGAGGTTTGCCACAAAAGAGATGGGGACTCCAGATGTGTGCATTGATCCCAGGCTGAACAAAGCTGTCTGGGCCAAAGGAATAAGGAATGTCCTATATCACATCCATTTGAGATCAACCAGAAAACATAAGGAGAATGAAGACTCGCCACACAAGCTCTCTACTTTGGTTACCTATGTACTTGTCACCACTTTCAAAATCTACACTGTAGATGAGAACTAa